One Candidatus Bathyarchaeota archaeon genomic region harbors:
- a CDS encoding branched-chain amino acid ABC transporter permease, giving the protein MEKSRGEIVLNLRDFLGYFMKYPMLTLLLLLIVFPYLTSSKFVATDILIWGLFAIGFNILLGQTGIGSFGHAAYWGLGSYGCALWLMRPYGVRTIIPLWLGWGGLATGTALAVLAALFVGILGLKRPGHYFALITLAFAQLFYFILYQNPGGLTGGGDGIVNIPTPSILWIDGAVWRNPITWYYFVMMVVLISIFVARKISNSHFGQVLKGIRENEQRMMLLGYDVQRYKLTSFMFSGLFSGLAGSLYAFHLNYVGLENLTWLASGDVFLMTLLGGRELFFGPLLGAALYILMKDSFASLTSNWMILLGIVVVAVIWSYRGRGVLDIIKQELDKRELIKK; this is encoded by the coding sequence TTGGAGAAAAGTAGAGGAGAGATTGTGTTGAACCTAAGGGACTTTCTTGGTTATTTCATGAAATACCCTATGTTAACTCTGTTGTTGCTACTGATTGTTTTTCCATATTTAACATCTTCTAAGTTTGTAGCGACCGATATTCTGATATGGGGTTTGTTTGCTATAGGATTTAATATTCTTCTTGGCCAGACTGGAATTGGTTCCTTTGGTCACGCGGCATACTGGGGCTTAGGAAGCTATGGTTGTGCTTTATGGCTTATGAGACCCTATGGGGTCAGAACAATAATTCCACTTTGGCTTGGTTGGGGCGGGCTTGCCACAGGAACTGCTCTGGCTGTGTTGGCAGCTTTATTCGTTGGAATTCTGGGGCTTAAAAGGCCCGGGCATTACTTTGCACTCATCACTTTGGCGTTTGCGCAGTTGTTCTATTTTATTCTCTACCAGAATCCCGGGGGTTTGACTGGAGGGGGTGATGGAATTGTAAACATTCCAACTCCATCAATTCTATGGATTGATGGCGCTGTATGGAGAAATCCTATTACTTGGTATTATTTCGTTATGATGGTAGTTTTGATATCCATTTTTGTTGCCAGAAAGATATCAAACTCTCACTTTGGACAGGTTCTCAAAGGGATAAGGGAGAATGAGCAGAGAATGATGTTGCTCGGATACGATGTCCAGAGATATAAACTTACAAGTTTCATGTTTTCTGGACTCTTCTCAGGTCTTGCAGGCTCACTCTATGCATTTCATCTTAATTATGTTGGTCTAGAGAACCTAACTTGGCTTGCATCTGGAGATGTATTTCTAATGACTCTGCTAGGTGGAAGGGAACTTTTCTTTGGACCGCTTCTTGGGGCTGCACTTTACATCCTCATGAAGGATTCCTTTGCATCATTGACTTCTAACTGGATGATACTTCTGGGAATAGTGGTTGTTGCTGTGATTTGGTCCTATAGAGG